A genomic window from Candidatus Andeanibacterium colombiense includes:
- a CDS encoding DUF3142 domain-containing protein has product MAAADYDSFFLWAGVKPPAVLDKAKSVYLLAGEVRADDNRRFVSLRPQAPSADHAQVWLVLRVERIDWQPSVTRQLLGELARWKAAGANVRGVQIDFDSATLGLDRYAEFLKGLKRELPRGTRLSVTGLMDWSANGDPAALAKLGTVVDEVVVQTYQGRTTIPGYERYLASLSKLCLPYKVALAEGGEWQAPAGLAADPHFKGYVVFLLPQAKG; this is encoded by the coding sequence GTGGCGGCGGCGGATTACGATTCCTTCTTCCTGTGGGCCGGGGTCAAGCCGCCCGCGGTGCTGGACAAGGCAAAGTCGGTCTATCTCCTCGCGGGCGAGGTGCGCGCGGACGACAACCGCCGCTTCGTGTCGCTGCGCCCGCAGGCGCCGAGCGCGGACCATGCGCAGGTCTGGCTGGTGCTGCGGGTCGAGCGGATCGACTGGCAGCCGTCGGTTACCCGGCAATTGCTGGGCGAACTGGCGCGATGGAAGGCGGCCGGGGCCAATGTGCGCGGGGTGCAGATCGATTTCGATTCCGCCACGCTTGGGCTGGATCGCTATGCGGAATTCCTCAAAGGGCTGAAGCGCGAACTGCCCAGGGGCACCCGGCTCTCGGTCACCGGGCTGATGGACTGGAGCGCCAATGGCGATCCGGCCGCGCTGGCGAAGCTCGGCACGGTGGTCGACGAGGTCGTGGTGCAGACTTATCAGGGCCGCACCACCATCCCTGGCTACGAGCGCTACCTCGCCTCGCTGTCGAAGCTCTGCCTGCCCTACAAGGTCGCGCTGGCCGAGGGCGGCGAGTGGCAGGCGCCCGCCGGGCTCGCCGCCGATCCGCATTTCAAGGGTTACGTCGTGTTCCTGCTGCCGCAAGCGAAGGGGTGA
- a CDS encoding VOC family protein, with protein MLRFLAIILLMASASASADEPAKGRITGIGGIFFKAKDPKALAAWYREVLGLPLESWGGALLKYDAPGHPPMLVWNAFPADTDYFAPSAGDHMINYAVDDLDAFLARIEAKGVTVLKRDDSDPSGKFAWIQDPEGNKLELWQPL; from the coding sequence ATGCTGCGCTTCCTCGCCATTATCCTGCTGATGGCCTCCGCTTCCGCCTCCGCCGACGAACCCGCGAAAGGCCGTATCACCGGCATCGGCGGGATCTTCTTCAAGGCGAAAGACCCCAAGGCGCTGGCCGCCTGGTACCGGGAGGTCCTCGGCCTGCCGCTCGAAAGCTGGGGCGGGGCGCTGCTCAAGTATGACGCGCCCGGCCATCCGCCGATGCTTGTGTGGAACGCGTTTCCGGCCGACACCGACTATTTCGCGCCCTCCGCCGGCGATCACATGATCAACTATGCGGTGGACGATCTCGACGCCTTCCTCGCGCGGATCGAAGCGAAGGGCGTGACGGTGCTGAAGCGCGACGACAGCGATCCCTCGGGCAAGTTCGCATGGATCCAGGATCCGGAAGGCAACAAGCTGGAACTGTGGCAGCCGCTTTAG
- a CDS encoding heme-binding protein — protein sequence MRKGFALLAAFMLGAPLSAQTARPMLDYATAAKMRDACVAYASAHRTAVAIAIYDDEGRLLTYDAMDGVVNVAGELAEWKARAALGYRVSTADMAKWGANGVPGTANLPGGVPIFTADGAALGAIGVSGGANGADLPCAQAGVAAAGLKETPR from the coding sequence ATGCGAAAGGGATTCGCCTTACTGGCGGCGTTCATGCTGGGTGCACCGCTGTCGGCGCAGACCGCCCGGCCGATGCTCGATTATGCGACCGCAGCGAAAATGCGCGACGCCTGCGTCGCCTATGCCAGCGCGCATCGAACCGCCGTAGCGATCGCGATCTATGACGATGAGGGCCGGCTGCTGACCTACGACGCGATGGACGGCGTGGTGAATGTCGCGGGCGAGCTGGCCGAATGGAAGGCCAGGGCCGCGCTCGGCTATCGCGTCTCGACCGCCGACATGGCCAAGTGGGGCGCCAATGGCGTGCCCGGTACCGCCAATCTCCCCGGCGGGGTCCCGATCTTCACCGCGGACGGCGCGGCGCTCGGCGCGATCGGCGTTTCGGGCGGGGCGAACGGCGCGGATCTGCCCTGTGCGCAGGCGGGTGTCGCGGCGGCGGGGCTCAAGGAAACACCCAGGTAA
- a CDS encoding SDR family NAD(P)-dependent oxidoreductase — MMIESFEGKIAFITGGASGIGLGIAKVLVERGAQVVLADLRQDHIDDALAEFAGGGKSNAVSALQLDVTNREQYRAAAQKMQDEFGGIDILVNNAGVGLEGPLLEATYADYDFGFGVNVGGVINGFTEFMPQMVAHGRGGHIVSTASLAAEVVMPPQMAIYAASKAAVAHFCEAVKPELMQHGIGVSILLPGPVKSRIHETIDNRPEHLRSGSGFAASEKKLSRRIVGGNWMEPTEVGNLVADGILSNATYLVTHGAFKDGMRARAEAVLAATPDIKEEFDSFGNYRDEED; from the coding sequence ATGATGATCGAGAGTTTCGAAGGGAAGATTGCCTTCATCACCGGCGGCGCCAGCGGCATTGGCCTCGGCATCGCGAAGGTGCTGGTCGAACGCGGCGCGCAGGTGGTGCTGGCCGATCTGCGGCAGGACCATATCGACGATGCGCTGGCAGAATTCGCCGGCGGCGGGAAGTCCAACGCGGTCTCCGCGCTCCAGCTCGACGTCACCAACCGCGAGCAATATCGCGCAGCCGCGCAGAAGATGCAGGACGAGTTCGGCGGGATCGACATTCTCGTCAACAACGCCGGGGTCGGGCTCGAAGGGCCGCTGCTCGAGGCGACTTATGCCGATTACGATTTCGGCTTCGGGGTCAATGTCGGCGGGGTAATCAACGGCTTTACCGAATTCATGCCGCAGATGGTCGCGCACGGCCGGGGTGGGCATATCGTCTCGACCGCCAGCCTCGCGGCCGAAGTGGTGATGCCGCCGCAGATGGCGATCTATGCCGCCAGCAAGGCCGCGGTCGCGCATTTCTGCGAGGCGGTGAAGCCCGAGCTGATGCAGCACGGGATCGGCGTCTCGATCCTGCTGCCGGGCCCGGTGAAAAGCCGCATCCATGAGACGATCGACAACCGCCCGGAGCATCTGCGCAGCGGCAGCGGCTTCGCGGCGTCAGAGAAGAAGCTGTCGCGCCGGATCGTCGGCGGCAACTGGATGGAGCCGACCGAGGTCGGCAATCTGGTCGCCGACGGGATCCTCTCGAACGCGACCTATCTGGTCACCCACGGCGCATTCAAGGACGGCATGCGCGCCCGCGCCGAAGCGGTGCTGGCGGCGACGCCCGACATCAAGGAAGAGTTCGACAGCTTCGGCAACTACCGCGACGAGGAAGACTGA